In the Juglans microcarpa x Juglans regia isolate MS1-56 chromosome 6D, Jm3101_v1.0, whole genome shotgun sequence genome, one interval contains:
- the LOC121235825 gene encoding cationic amino acid transporter 8, vacuolar gives MDTRTEQAQPPSRSYWRWSKKDFFPEASFDSYTSYKTALSHTCHRLKDRVLDRSTDDFELVELSKASEHPMHKCLTWWDLLWLSFGSVVGSGIFTITGLVAHDHGPSVVVSYAAAGLSAMLSAFCYTEFAVEIPVAGGSFSYLRIELGDFIAFIAAGNILLEAVVGAAGLGRAWSSYFASIIKNDPDFLRIGVSYLAKGFNLLDPIAVGVLLVANGIAMSGTRRTSFLNWISSIVSAFVFVFIIVVGFVHVKSSNLVPFFPTGAKGVFEAAAIVYWSYTGFDMVATMAEETKQPARDIPVGLVGSMAMITVVYCMMALALTMMQKYTEIDKDAAYSVAFVNVGMNWAKYLVSICALKGMTTSLLVGSLGQARYTTQIARSHLIPPWFALVHPKTGTPINATLLVTITSIIVAFFTSLDVLSSVFSFSTLFIFVLIAVALLVRRHYVSNVTPKNDLIKFLVCLFVVIGSCISGTVFWNLNGGGWNWIGYVVAVLVWLFGTLRMALLPKHRVPKFWGVPLVPWLPSLSIGMNIFLIGSLGSVALWRFFICSVVMLVYYLLIGLHATYDVAHENKQDSKEVEGREDVNQGL, from the coding sequence GTCCTTGACCGCTCCACCGACGATTTCGAGCTCGTCGAGCTCAGCAAGGCCAGCGAGCACCCCATGCACAAGTGCCTCACTTGGTGGGACCTCCTCTGGCTCAGCTTCGGCTCCGTCGTCGGTTCCGGCATCTTCACCATCACCGGTCTCGTAGCCCACGACCACGGCCCCTCTGTCGTCGTCTCCTACGCCGCCGCCGGTCTCTCCGCTATGCTTTCCGCCTTCTGCTATACCGAGTTCGCCGTCGAGATCCCCGTCGCTGGAGGCTCCTTCTCTTACTTGCGCATCGAGTTGGGCGACTTCATCGCCTTCATCGCCGCCGGGAATATACTGTTAGAGGCCGTGGTCGGCGCGGCCGGGCTGGGTCGGGCATGGTCTTCCTATTTCGCCAGTATAATAAAGAACGACCCAGATTTCTTGCGCATTGGGGTAAGTTATTTGGCTAAAGGTTTTAATCTTTTAGATCCAATTGCCGTTGGGGTGCTTTTAGTTGCCAACGGGATCGCTATGAGTGGGACAAGGAGGACGTCTTTCTTGAATTGGATTAGTTCTATAGTCAGTGCTTTTGTCTTTGTGTTTATAATAGTGGTTGGGTTCGTCCATGTCAAGAGCTCAAATTTGGTGCCCTTTTTTCCAACGGGAGCAAAGGGTGTTTTCGAGGCTGCTGCAATCGTGTACTGGTCTTATACCGGGTTCGATATGGTGGCGACTATGGCGGAAGAGACTAAGCAGCCCGCGAGGGACATACCGGTGGGGTTGGTTGGTTCCATGGCTATGATAACTGTGGTTTATTGCATGATGGCTTTGGCATTGACGATGATGCAGAAATACACTGAGATTGATAAGGATGCGGCGTATTCAGTTGCTTTTGTTAATGTTGGAATGAATTGGGCCAAGTATTTAGTGAGTATATGTGCACTGAAGGGGATGACTACGAGCTTGTTGGTTGGATCCCTTGGGCAAGCTCGATACACGACTCAGATTGCGAGATCGCATTTGATTCCACCCTGGTTTGCTCTCGTGCACCCAAAGACTGGAACCCCCATTAATGCTACTCTATTGGTCACCATAACTAGTATAATTGTGGCATTTTTCACTAGTTTGGATGTGTTGTCGAGTGTTTTCTCGTTCAGTACGCTTTTCATTTTTGTGCTTATTGCTGTTGCATTGCTCGTGAGGCGACATTATGTTTCGAATGTGACACCAAAGAATGATTTGATTAAATTTCTTGTTTGCTTATTTGTTGTTATCGGATCTTGCATTAGCGGAACggtattttggaatttgaacgGAGGAGGGTGGAATTGGATTGGGTATGTAGTTGCTGTTTTAGTTTGGCTTTTTGGGACTCTGAGGATGGCGCTGCTTCCAAAGCACCGTGTTCCCAAGTTTTGGGGGGTTCCACTCGTTCCATGGTTGCCTTCACTGTCCATTGGGatgaatatttttctcattGGGTCACTTGGTTCTGTCGCACTTTGGAGGTTCTTCATTTGCAGCGTTGTAATGCTTGTCTACTATTTGTTAATTGGTCTCCATGCCACCTATGACGTCGCTCATGAAAACAAGCAGGATTCAAAAGAAGTTGAGGGAAGGGAAGATGTTAATCAAGGTCTGTAA